A window from Chitinivibrionales bacterium encodes these proteins:
- a CDS encoding CBS domain-containing protein has protein sequence MKGEASMKAEEIMTHTAESVGALETVRRAAQLMESMNVSALPVIDKGTPVGMVTDRDIIVRSVAQDKNPSTTTVGEIMTPEVIFCMVDADISEVAHIMQYKKIRRLLVKNQDDQIVGIISLGDLAMSTEANLTGEVMRDVTGVAHPER, from the coding sequence ATGAAAGGAGAAGCTTCTATGAAAGCGGAAGAGATTATGACGCACACGGCAGAAAGTGTCGGTGCTCTTGAGACGGTGCGCCGGGCAGCACAGCTGATGGAATCGATGAATGTGAGCGCGCTACCGGTTATCGACAAGGGTACACCGGTTGGAATGGTTACCGATCGTGATATTATTGTACGCTCGGTTGCTCAGGACAAAAACCCTTCAACCACCACCGTGGGCGAAATTATGACTCCTGAAGTGATTTTCTGCATGGTTGATGCCGACATTTCGGAAGTTGCCCATATCATGCAGTACAAAAAGATCCGCCGTCTTCTGGTAAAAAACCAGGATGATCAGATCGTAGGTATTATCTCTCTTGGCGATCTCGCTATGAGTACTGAAGCAAACCTTACCGGAGAAGTCATGCGCGATGTAACCGGGGTGGCTCATCCTGAACGATAA
- the sppA gene encoding signal peptide peptidase SppA has product MKVFFTRLFIALGAITFILIVVGILSMFFFRMRARVSDRTILEIDLSNGVIEHIPDQPIARLTIGKIPRVLTVTSALHKAADDDRIKGAMVKLGPAGIGLGHVQEIRDAVATFRKGGKPAWVFSPTFGELSRGNAAYYLAAAFDKIYTQPSASVGLTGLMAKSAFLEETLTKLGIKPRLDHREKYKTALYVLTEDEYIEPHEEAQRAILNSLYDQMITDISESRKIPKEKLSSIISEGPYLAKEALDLNLVDKLTYESDVFNELRDATSGRKKALSAARYLKRAGSPYNKGKTIALIHGVGSITLGKSRYAPLSGNFVMGAETITRAFRAAVNDRSVKAILFRVESPGGSYVASDAIWRETVRAREAGKPVVVSMANVAGSGGYFVAMSAHSIVAHRGTITGSIGVVGGKMLTTEFWNKFGVAWDQLYTSENATIWSTTNDYTPEQWKWVQNWLDMAYRDFMTKAGKGRNMMLEEVREVAKGRIWTGEQAKARGLIDATGSFADALQIAKEAAGIDADKPVKLKAFPRPRTFLERLAAGEPFTAFESNAGDAAAIETLRKLQPIIARLRKMGLIEDPGELSMSEFDIPE; this is encoded by the coding sequence ATGAAAGTGTTTTTCACACGGCTTTTTATCGCACTCGGCGCAATAACCTTTATTCTTATTGTTGTGGGCATACTCTCAATGTTTTTTTTCCGTATGCGTGCCCGGGTATCGGACCGGACTATTCTGGAAATCGATCTTTCCAACGGGGTTATCGAACATATTCCCGACCAGCCCATTGCCCGCCTGACGATAGGCAAAATACCACGGGTACTGACAGTGACCTCGGCGCTGCACAAGGCTGCGGATGACGACCGCATCAAGGGAGCCATGGTAAAGCTTGGTCCTGCCGGTATCGGCCTGGGCCATGTACAGGAGATCAGGGATGCTGTCGCCACTTTCCGAAAGGGTGGAAAACCGGCATGGGTATTTTCCCCAACATTCGGTGAGCTGAGTCGTGGTAATGCGGCCTATTATCTTGCCGCCGCGTTCGATAAAATTTATACCCAACCCTCGGCATCGGTGGGGCTGACCGGTTTGATGGCCAAATCTGCTTTTTTAGAAGAGACCCTCACCAAACTGGGCATTAAACCCCGCCTCGATCATCGTGAAAAATACAAAACTGCATTGTATGTATTAACTGAAGACGAATATATCGAACCGCATGAGGAAGCACAGCGTGCTATTCTGAATTCCCTGTACGATCAGATGATAACCGATATCAGCGAATCGCGAAAAATCCCAAAGGAAAAACTGTCATCGATTATTTCCGAAGGTCCCTATCTTGCCAAGGAAGCACTTGATTTGAATCTGGTCGATAAACTTACTTACGAAAGCGATGTTTTCAATGAATTACGGGATGCGACCAGCGGGCGGAAGAAAGCTTTGAGTGCCGCTCGGTATCTGAAACGAGCCGGAAGTCCCTATAATAAAGGAAAGACAATCGCCCTTATCCATGGCGTAGGATCAATTACCCTTGGGAAAAGTCGGTATGCGCCACTCAGCGGAAATTTTGTCATGGGAGCGGAAACCATTACTCGGGCATTCAGGGCCGCAGTTAATGATCGATCGGTGAAAGCGATCCTGTTCCGGGTCGAAAGCCCCGGCGGTTCTTATGTGGCATCCGATGCGATCTGGCGTGAAACTGTCCGTGCCAGGGAAGCCGGCAAACCGGTTGTTGTTTCCATGGCCAATGTTGCGGGATCGGGCGGCTATTTTGTTGCCATGTCGGCCCATTCGATTGTCGCACATCGGGGAACGATTACCGGGTCGATCGGTGTTGTCGGCGGAAAAATGCTCACCACCGAATTCTGGAATAAATTCGGCGTGGCGTGGGACCAGCTTTACACCAGCGAAAATGCAACGATCTGGTCAACCACCAACGATTATACTCCCGAACAATGGAAATGGGTACAGAATTGGCTCGATATGGCCTACAGAGATTTCATGACCAAAGCCGGCAAAGGGCGGAATATGATGCTCGAGGAAGTTCGTGAGGTTGCCAAAGGACGGATCTGGACCGGAGAACAGGCAAAAGCCCGGGGGCTGATCGATGCAACAGGGAGTTTTGCGGATGCATTGCAAATTGCCAAGGAAGCCGCGGGAATCGATGCCGATAAACCGGTAAAACTGAAAGCCTTTCCGCGTCCTCGCACCTTTCTTGAACGCCTTGCTGCAGGAGAGCCTTTTACCGCCTTCGAAAGCAACGCCGGCGATGCAGCAGCAATAGAAACACTGCGAAAACTGCAGCCGATTATCGCCCGCCTCCGAAAAATGGGCCTTATCGAAGACCCCGGCGAACTCTCGATGTCGGAATTTGATATTCCTGAATAA
- a CDS encoding DUF2383 domain-containing protein — MKDKEIAEKIGSLIKLDTDAVHAYRTAIKRIENSKIHDRLDNCRNDHQRHIDDLSAHMQNRGWKPPRPLRTGTAHNRNNQQSTKSSIIPGIIPRMKPTIIAMTSPVE; from the coding sequence GTGAAGGATAAGGAGATTGCAGAAAAGATCGGTTCATTGATCAAGCTTGACACCGATGCCGTTCATGCCTACAGGACCGCAATCAAACGGATCGAAAACTCGAAAATCCACGATCGGCTCGATAATTGCCGTAACGATCATCAACGCCATATTGATGACCTTTCGGCTCACATGCAAAACAGGGGCTGGAAACCGCCCCGTCCTTTACGTACCGGGACGGCGCATAATCGGAACAATCAGCAGAGCACAAAGAGTAGTATTATTCCCGGTATAATTCCAAGAATGAAACCGACAATAATAGCGATGACATCGCCGGTAGAGTAA
- a CDS encoding SDR family NAD(P)-dependent oxidoreductase, whose product MSRLPDTPIVVITGASGGVGRATVREFTRYLNGKVKLGLIARGTEGLEAARREVEALGGMALALPLDVADADMIEDAVKTIEQDLGPIDIWVNNAMTTVFGPFMRSNPDEFRRVTEVTYLGYVYATQAVLRRMLPRNSGTIVQVGSSIAYRGIPLQTAYSGAKHAIQGFTEALREELLHDHSSVHITMVQLPGLNTPQFTWCKTTVREKKWQPVPPIFQPEIAAKAIVWSSHHKRREVYVGGSTLKAIWANNCIPGFVDKYLGKTGYNSQFYDGPQEDRPDNLWDPVKGDFGAHGPFDDRSLNRSYQLWVTMHRTLLGVAALGVGIAGAVFAGITKKHARDC is encoded by the coding sequence ATGAGTCGTTTACCAGATACACCAATTGTTGTCATAACCGGAGCATCCGGTGGTGTGGGGCGGGCAACGGTGAGGGAATTTACACGGTATTTAAACGGCAAGGTCAAGCTCGGTCTTATTGCCCGGGGCACTGAAGGTCTTGAGGCGGCCCGTCGGGAGGTAGAAGCGCTTGGGGGGATGGCCCTTGCGCTGCCCCTCGATGTTGCAGACGCCGATATGATTGAGGATGCCGTCAAAACAATCGAGCAGGACCTGGGTCCTATTGATATATGGGTCAATAATGCAATGACTACGGTGTTCGGACCCTTTATGAGAAGCAATCCCGATGAGTTCCGTCGTGTAACCGAAGTCACTTACCTGGGCTATGTGTACGCCACGCAAGCGGTTCTTCGTCGCATGCTGCCGCGCAACAGCGGAACCATTGTCCAGGTCGGATCATCGATCGCCTATCGTGGCATCCCGCTTCAAACAGCCTATTCGGGGGCAAAACATGCCATTCAGGGATTTACCGAAGCACTCCGTGAAGAACTGCTGCACGATCATTCCAGTGTGCATATTACCATGGTACAACTTCCGGGACTCAATACCCCCCAGTTTACCTGGTGCAAGACAACGGTCCGGGAAAAAAAATGGCAGCCGGTACCGCCGATCTTTCAGCCGGAAATAGCCGCAAAGGCGATTGTCTGGTCGTCCCATCATAAACGGAGGGAAGTGTATGTTGGGGGAAGTACCCTGAAAGCGATCTGGGCGAATAATTGTATCCCCGGTTTTGTTGACAAGTATCTGGGCAAAACCGGCTACAATTCGCAGTTCTACGACGGCCCCCAGGAAGACCGGCCAGACAACCTCTGGGATCCGGTCAAAGGTGATTTCGGCGCCCACGGGCCTTTCGATGACCGATCACTCAATAGAAGCTATCAGCTCTGGGTTACCATGCACAGAACGCTTCTTGGTGTGGCTGCACTCGGTGTCGGAATTGCGGGCGCAGTTTTTGCAGGTATTACGAAAAAGCATGCCAGAGATTGCTGA